From Methylomonas sp. EFPC3, a single genomic window includes:
- a CDS encoding RNA polymerase sigma factor codes for MLKLDQAFASTLLELHREELFGFVLNRVRCPDAAADILQDAFFRLRQVEADAPIRNPRAFLYKVVGNLAIDHIRKIQREQARHADAEELAEHADAQPGLERQLYSQQQLAHLRIAIAELPPRCREVFVLHKFKHYPYSQIMRELDISENTVLKHIVKALEHCRRRMQELEAGGPADRS; via the coding sequence ATGTTAAAACTCGACCAAGCCTTTGCCAGCACGCTGCTCGAACTTCACCGCGAGGAATTATTCGGTTTTGTGTTGAATCGGGTGAGATGCCCGGATGCGGCTGCCGACATCCTGCAGGACGCGTTCTTTCGCCTCAGGCAAGTCGAAGCCGATGCGCCGATCCGGAATCCGCGGGCGTTTCTGTACAAAGTGGTCGGCAATCTGGCGATAGACCATATCCGGAAAATTCAGCGGGAACAGGCGCGCCATGCCGACGCCGAGGAATTGGCCGAACATGCCGACGCTCAGCCCGGCCTGGAGCGCCAGCTCTACAGCCAGCAGCAGCTGGCCCACTTGCGTATCGCTATTGCGGAGCTGCCGCCGCGCTGCCGGGAAGTGTTCGTTCTGCATAAATTCAAACACTACCCGTATTCGCAGATCATGCGCGAACTGGATATCTCGGAAAACACCGTGTTGAAGCATATCGTCAAAGCGCTGGAGCATTGCCGGCGGCGG